From a single Triplophysa rosa linkage group LG1, Trosa_1v2, whole genome shotgun sequence genomic region:
- the anp32a gene encoding acidic leucine-rich nuclear phosphoprotein 32 family member A: MDMKKRIHLELRNRTPSDVKELVLDNCRSNEGKIEGLTDEFEELEFLSTINVGLTSVANLPKLNKLKKLELSDNRISGGLEVLAEKCPNLTHLNLSGNKIKDLSTIEPLKKLESLKSLDLFNCEVTNLNDYRENVFNLLPQLTYLDGYDKEDKEAPDSDAEAYVGLDDDDDDEDEEEEYDEDAAPGDEDEEEGEDDDEEEEGEEEEEEDISGEEEEEEELNDGEVEDCEEERGQKRKREQDEEGEEDDD; the protein is encoded by the exons ATGGATATGAAAAAGAGAATTCACCTGGAGTTGCGGAACCGAACGCCGTCAGAC GTGAAAGAACTCGTGCTCGACAACTGTCGGTCAAATGAGGGCAAAATCGAGGGCCTCACTGACGAGTTTGAGGAACTGGAATTTCTAAGCACAATCAACGTAGGCTTAACATCAGTTGCCAATTTGCCGAAGCTAAACAAACTCAAAAAG CTTGAGCTTAGCGATAACAGAATCTCAGGGGGTCTGGAGGTACTGGCAGAGAAATGTCCAAACCTCACCCATCTCAACCTCAGTGGCAACAAAATTAAAGACCTCAGCACCATCGAACCCCTG AAAAAACTGGAAAGCCTCAAAAGTTTAGACTTGTTCAACTGTGAGGTGACAAACCTTAATGACTACAGAGAAAACGTTTTTAATCTACTCCCTCAGTTGACATATCTCGACGGATATGACAAAGAAGATAAAGAGGCACCAGACTCTGATGCTGAAGCATACGTTGGGctagatgatgatgatgacgatgaaGATG AGGAAGAGGAATATGATGAGGATGCAGCTCCAGGAGATGAAGATGAAGAGGAGGGagaggatgatgatgaggaggaagagggagaagaggaagaagaggaggacaTCAGCGGAGAG gaagaggaggaagaggagttAAATGATGGAGAGGTAGAAGACTGTG AGGAGGAGCGGGGTCAGAAGAGGAAAAGAGAGCAGGACGAGGAAGGGGAGGAAGATGATGACTGA